In a single window of the Tribolium castaneum strain GA2 chromosome 8, icTriCast1.1, whole genome shotgun sequence genome:
- the LOC657270 gene encoding farnesol dehydrogenase: protein MDRWVGKVAIVTGASAGMGAAIAKSLVMKGLKVAGLARRIQRIQDLANELSDAPGQLFPLRCDITSEEAILKCFKWVTDNVGPVQILVNNAGLTRPTNLLDGASDEWRRVFDVNVMALCICTREAVRIMRENNLYGHVIHMNAIAGHYVPNMPQPNFNVYPASKFAVTALTESLRQELRYNKLPIKVTSISPGVVRTEFQDGFPEDGTKEALAEMPALRPEDIAEAVVYILSTGPQVQVHELTVHPLGELF from the exons ATGGATCGTTGGGTTGGTAAAGTGGCGATTGTTACGGGGGCTAGTGCCGGAATGGGCGCCGCAATAGCCAAAAGTTTGGTGATGAAAGGGTTAAAA GTTGCAGGCCTAGCCCGTCGCATCCAGCGCATCCAAGACCTCGCCAACGAGCTGTCCGATGCCCCAGGTCAGCTCTTCCCCCTGCGCTGCGACATCACCAGCGAGGAGGCCATCCTCAAGTGCTTTAAGTGGGTCACGGACAACGTAGGTCCCGTTCAAATCCTCGTCAACAACGCCGGTCTCACCAGACCCACCAATCTCCTAG ATGGGGCGAGTGACGAATGGCGACGCGTCTTCGACGTCAACGTCATGGCACTCTGTATTTGCACACGCGAAGCTGTCCGAATCATGCGCGAGAATAATCTCTACGGACACGTGATTCACATGAATGCCATTGCAGGGCATTATGTGCCCAATATGCCTCAGCCGAATTTCAACGTTTATCCGGCCTCGAAATTTGCCGTTACGGCCCTGACCGAGAGTTTGAGGCAAGAGTTGAGGTATAATAAGTTGCCGATTAAAGTTACG AGTATAAGTCCCGGAGTGGTCCGGACTGAGTTCCAGGATGGGTTCCCGGAGGATGGGACGAAGGAGGCTTTGGCTGAAATGCCGGCTTTACGTCCTGAAGATATCGCAGAAGCTGTGGTTTATATTTTATCGACGGGGCCGCAAGTTCAG GTGCACGAATTGACCGTTCATCCCCTTggtgaattattttaa
- the LOC657192 gene encoding farnesol dehydrogenase, with the protein MDRWEGKIAIVTGASSGIGAAIAKLLVQKGLKVIGLARRVERVEELAADLADQPGELFAVACDLTKEESILEAFKWVIESVGPVHILINNAGLTKATSLSDGDSDLWRQVLEVNIMALCICTREAVKIMKEYDIDGHIIHLNSIAGHQVQNIPDFNVYPASKFAVTALTETLRQELVRDKTRIKVTSISPGVVRTEFQEGMGGDDMKEMLAQIPALKPENIAQAVVYVLGTEPNVQVSELTIRPVGDPF; encoded by the exons ATGGACCGTTGGGAAGGAAAAATAGCAATAGTGACAGGCGCTAGTTCTGGAATTGGAGCTGCGATAGCAAAGCTTTTGGTTCAAAAAGGACTTAAG gtgATTGGTCTTGCGAGACGTGTTGAACGGGTCGAAGAGCTGGCTGCTGATTTGGCTGATCAACCTGGGGAGCTTTTTGCTGTTGCTTGCGACCTTACAAAGGAAGAGAGTATTTTGGAGGCTTTCAAGTGGGTTATTGAAAGCGTGGGACCTGTACATATTTTGATCAATAATGCCGGGCTTACTAAAGCGACGAGCCTTTCCG atgGTGATAGCGACCTCTGGCGCCAAGTTCTCGAAGTTAACATTATGGCCTTATGTATTTGCACCCGCGAAGCGGTCAAAATCATGAAAGAATACGATATTGACGGACACATCATCCACTTAAACTCCATTGCGGGCCACCAGGTCCAAAATATCCCCGACTTCAACGTCTATCCGGCCTCAAAATTCGCCGTTACGGCCCTGACCGAAACACTGCGCCAGGAATTAGTCAGGGACAAAACCCGGATCAAGGTCACG AGTATTAGTCCGGGAGTTGTCCGAACTGAATTCCAAGAAGGCATGGGCGGAGACGACATGAAAGAAATGTTGGCACAAATTCCGGCCCTTAAACCGGAAAATATCGCACAAGCCGTAGTGTACGTGCTAGGGACGGAGCCCAACGTCCAG GTGAGCGAGTTAACGATTCGTCCAGTGGGAGATCCGTTCTAA
- the LOC656859 gene encoding farnesol dehydrogenase, which produces MVLSLDRFEGKVAVVTGASSGIGAAVSELLVEHGVIVVGLARRVDVIEAKAEQLQDKKGQLYALKTDMRSENDIVNAFQWIQENLGPVHILVNSAGVTVANNLYDGDAEIWKMTLDVNVLGLCIATREAVKMMLDNNINGHIIHLNSVAGHNIVNMPGINVYGASKHGVTSLAGTLKNELNALGAKIKVTSVSPGMVASEMTVMNPTMDPERLEMMKSLPILKAEDVAEAICYCLSTPENVQINQLTITPMGEQL; this is translated from the exons ATGGTTCTATCTCTTGACCGTTTCGAAGGCAAGGTGGCTGTGGTCACTGGTGCCAGTTCTGGCATTGGAGCTGCAGTTTCCGAACTTTTGGTCGAACACGGAGTCATT GTCGTTGGTTTGGCTCGCCGTGTCGACGTGATCGAGGCGAAAGCCGAGCAACTCCAAGACAAAAAGGGCCAACTCTACGCTCTTAAAACCGACATGAGGAGTGAAAACGATATCGTGAATGCGTTTCAATGGATTCAGGAAAATTTAGGCCCGGTCCATATTTTGGTCAATAGTGCTGGAGTTACAGTTGCTAATAATTTATATGATGGAGATGCGGAAATTTGGAAAATGACTTTGGATGTTAATGTTCTTGGACTGTGTATTGCGACGAGAGAAGCTGTGAAGATGATGCTTGATAATAACATAAACGGGCATATTATTCATCTTAACAGTGTGGCAGGGCATAATATTGTTAATATGCCCGGGATTAATGTTTATGGGGCTAGTAAACATGGGGTTACTTCGTTGGCTGGGACCTTGAAAAATGAACTTAATGCACTTGGGGCCAAAATTAAAGTCACG AGTGTAAGTCCAGGTATGGTGGCTAGTGAAATGACGGTAATGAACCCTACTATGGACCCGGAACGGTTGGAAATGATGAAAAGTTTGCCGATTTTAAAAGCAGAAGACGTGGCTGAAGCTATTTGTTATTGTTTGTCAACACCAGAAAATGTCCAA ATAAATCAGTTGACCATAACTCCGATGGGAGAACAGCTCTAA
- the LOC657342 gene encoding farnesol dehydrogenase produces MVLSLCRWVGKVAIVTGASSGIGAAIADALVENGLIVAGLARRSERIEERAKKLEGKEGKLHAVKTDMRKEDEITKAFKWVEKNLGQVHILINNAGVAKEGLLSNGDTEAWRNTFDVNVMGLCIATREAVKSMTANNINGHIIHINSVAGHKVVYFPGINVYTASKHAVTALAETLRHEFLARGSKIKITSVSPGFVISEMTTLNTGYSPERQKMLKSQPILKPEDIADAVCYVLSTPETVQINELLITPVGERMF; encoded by the exons ATGGTTCTTTCACTATGCAGATGGGTGGGCAAAGTGGCAATTGTGACCGGTGCAAGTTCAGGAATCGGAGCCGCAATTGCCGACGCCTTAGTAGAAAACGGCCTTATA GTTGCTGGACTCGCTCGTCGCTCTGAACGCATCGAAGAGCGAGCCAAAAAGCTCGAAGGCAAGGAAGGAAAGCTCCACGCTGTCAAAACTGACATGAGAAAAGAAGACGAAATTACCAAAGCCTTCAAATGGGTTGAGAAAAATCTCGGACAAGTTCACATCCTAATCAACAATGCTGGTGTTGCTAAAGAAGGTTTGCTATCAAACGGAGACACGGAAGCTTGGAGGAATACTTTCGATGTAAACGTCATGGGACTGTGTATTGCCACAAGAGAAGCAGTCAAATCAATGACAGCAAACAACATAAACGGACATATCATTCACATTAATAGCGTTGCGGGCCATAAAGTTGTGTACTTCCCCGGGATTAATGTTTACACAGCCAGCAAACATGCAGTCACAGCTTTGGCCGAGACTTTAAGGCACGAGTTTCTCGCTCGTGGGTCGAAAATCAAAATTACA aGTGTCAGTCCTGGATTTGTTATAAGCGAAATGACGACTCTCAATACCGGGTATAGTCCTGAACGACAGAAAATGCTCAAAAGTCAACCGATTCTGAAGCCTGAAGATATTGCAGATGCCGTTTGTTACGTATTATCTACACCTGAGACCGTCCAA ataaatGAACTGCTAATCACTCCAGTCGGCGAAagaatgttttaa
- the LOC656770 gene encoding cytochrome P450 6a2: MLLTNSICGDLVTIFLTLVTVLTLYFKWCHQYWEKLNLPSLPPSIPFGTSLGPKGHFGLRMKHIYDKMRQKGWKHGGIYLMQRPFYVVVDLDYVKNIMTKDFHHFSDRGIFHNEKADPLSAHLFNISGPKWRNLRSKLTPTFTSGKMKLMFQTLLDCEVNLRKQVEQHYEAKKPIDIKEVLGCFTTDIIGSCAFGLDCNSFKEENSPFRVYGRRVFDRSGFIRTLKRTFASNFPNLAKLVNIALVPRDISDFFINIVKDTVEYREKNKIVRNDFLQLLLDLKTEESGNDGTALTFEEIAAQSFVFFIAGFETSSTTMAFALYELARHQDIQDQVRDEIESVLKKYDGKITYEAIQEMSFLGQVIDEALRMYPPGPLVPRRCVKDYKVPNTDVVIEKGVMVLIPILGIHYDEKYYPDPEKFDPERFSEENKALRHSYAHIPFGEGPRICIGLRFGLMQSKVGLVSLLRNFKFTVNEKTQEPLKMKTNSLVLAVEGEIWLNVHRL, from the exons ATGCTACTCACAAACTCAATTTGTGGTGATTTAGTCACAATTTTTCTCACTTTAGTTACAGTTCTCAcactttatttcaaatggtGCCACCAGTATTGGGAAAAACTCAACCTGCCCTCCCTGCCTCCTTCAATCCCTTTCGGGACCAGCTTAGGCCCTAAGGGACACTTCGGCCTCAGAATGAAGCACATTTACGATAAAATGAGGCAAAAGGGGTGGAAACACGGGGGCATATATCTCATGCAACGGCCTTTCTACGTAGTTGTAGACTTAGACTACGTGAAAAACATCATGACGAAAGATTTCCACCACTTTTCCGACCGGGGCATTTTCCACAACGAAAAAGCCGACCCTCTCAGCGCCCACTTGTTCAACATAAGTGGCCCCAAATGGAGAAACTTGCGGAGCAAATTAACCCCAACTTTCACatccggcaaaatgaagctgATGTTTCAAACTCTCCTGGACTGTGAAGTCAATTTGCGGAAACAGGTGGAACAACATTACGAGGCGAAAAAACCAATTGATATTAAAGAAGTGTTAGGGTGTTTCACCACCGATATAATCGGCTCTTGTGCCTTCGGACTTGACTGTAACTCGTTTAAAGAGGAGAATTCACCGTTTCGGGTTTACGGACGTAGAGTTTTCGACCGTAGCGGTTTTATCCGCACTTTGAAACGCACGTTTGCTAGCAATTTCCCCAATTTGGCGAAACTTGTGAACATTGCCTTGGTCCCGAGGGACATCTccgatttttttatcaacatTGTGAAGGACACGGTTGAGTATAGGGAGAAAAATAAGATCGTCAGGAACGATTTTTTGCAACTGCTTCTGGACCTGAAGACAGAGGAGTCGGGAAATGACGGCACGGCCTTAACATTTGAAGAAATTGCAGCCCaaagttttgttttcttcATCGCTGGTTTTGAAACGTCTTCCACTACCATGGCCTTCGCTCTGTACGAACTGGCCAGACACCAAGACATTCAGGATCAAGTCAGGGATGAAATTGAGTCAGTTTTGAAAAAGTACGACGGGAAAATCACGTATGAAGCAATCCAAGAAATGAGCTTTTTGGGGCAAGTGATTGACg aGGCGCTTAGGATGTACCCCCCGGGGCCCCTCGTGCCCAGGCGATGCGTCAAAGACTACAAAGTGCCCAACACTGATGTTGTTATTGAAAAAGGTGTAATGGTTTTAATCCCAATCCTTGGGATACATTACGACGAAAAGTATTATCCTGATCCTGAGAAGTTCGATCCTGAGAGGTTTAGTGAAGAGAATAAGGCCTTAAGGCACAGTTATGCCCATATTCCGTTTGGTGAAGGGCCTAGAATTTGTATAG GATTACGCTTTGGACTAATGCAGTCTAAAGTGGGTCTAGTCTCTTTGTTGAGGAATTTCAAATTTACGGTCAATGAGAAGACGCAAGAACCTTTGAAGATGAAAACCAATTCTTTGGTTTTGGCCGTTGAGGGCGAAATTTGGCTCAATGTTCATAGATTGTAA
- the LOC103313392 gene encoding collagenase isoform X1, protein MWFGSILTYFSLAILVESKSVPTISPISREIKVINGNDAQIGQFPWQVFIICLRSNLLVYCNGAIINEKWVLTSASCIDIVGMTAYVYPGIVNLNSSTPELRISREVLIHEDFDFATLQNDIALIKLPTDLEFNENIKPIALDEDGLPPGTSATISGWGHSSHDDVQNFNLTSVLQYAEVPVIDNKECEQIYGPDVVTSSVVCTKNPNSVKGPCLHDGGAPLVIINAETKNPIHVGIFSFVGDSACEKNYPAGYTRTAAFRNWIKEKTGV, encoded by the exons ATGTGGTTCGGCAGCATTTTGACATATTTCTCTCTCGCAATTTTGGTAGAGTCTAAAAGTGTGCCAACAATTTCACCCATAAGTCGAG aaattaaagttattaacgGAAACGATGCCCAAATTGGTCAATTCCCGTGGCAAGTATTTATCATTTGTTTACGCTCAAATCTCCTTGTCTACTGTAACGGTGccataattaatgaaaaatggGTTCTGACATCTGCATCTTGCATTGATAT agttGGCATGACTGCATATGTGTATCCAGGAATAGTTAATCTTAATTCATCGACACCGGAACTTCGTATTAGTAGGGAAGTGCTGATTCATGAAGATTTTGATTTTGCGACTCTACAGAATGACATTGCTTTAATAAAACTTCCAACTGATTTGGAATTTAACG aaaacattAAACCAATTGCTTTAGATGAAGATGGGTTACCACCTGGAACAAGTGCCACTATCAGTGGCTGGGGACATTCCAGTCACGACG acGTTCAGAACTTCAATCTAACCTCTGTTCTGCAATATGCTGAAGTCCCTGTGATCGATAACAAAGAGTGTGAACAAATTTACGGTCCTGACGTTGTTACTTCAAGTGTGGTTTGCACGAAAAACCCAAATTCGGTTAAAGGTCCCTGTTTACACGACGGTGGAGCTCCTTTAGTTATTATCAATGCTGAGACGAAAAATCCAATACATGTTGGGATTTTCAGTTTTGTAGGGGATAGCGCTTGCGAGAAAAATTATCCTGCGGGATACACCAGGACTGCAGCGTTCAGAAATTGGATAAAGGAAAAAACTGGTGTTTGA
- the LOC135265249 gene encoding farnesol dehydrogenase-like, with product MALCICTREAVKIMRRCNVAGHVIHMNSIAGHIVPNMAEPSLNVYPASKFAVTALTESLRQELRTTRSLVKVTSISPGLVRDLEDENDSKNFDIPALKPEDIADAILYVLATGPHVQVHELTIHPLGELF from the exons ATGGCACTCTGTATTTGCACCCGTGAAGCTGTCAAAATCATGCGAAGGTGTAATGTCGCAGGTCACGTGATCCATATGAACTCAATCGCCGGCCATATTGTCCCCAATATGGCCGAGCCAAGTCTCAATGTCTACCCGGCCTCGAAGTTTGCCGTTACGGCCCTGACCGAAAGTCTACGACAGGAGTTACGAACCACTCGAAGCTTGGTTAAAGTCACA AGTATAAGTCCGGGCCTGGTTAGAGACTTGGAAGATGAAAACGATTCGAAAAATTTCGATATTCCGGCCCTTAAACCGGAAGATATCGCCGATGCGATTCTCTACGTTTTGGCGACAGGGCCACATGTTCAA gtgcATGAGTTGACCATTCACCCCCTTGGTGAACTGTTTTAA
- the LOC657029 gene encoding farnesol dehydrogenase, whose protein sequence is MERWEGKVAIVTGASIGTGPTLMKALAEKGMKVVGLARLTHRIQDLGSTLTNACGQILALKCDITKDEDVVKTFNYILEKLGPVQVLINNASLSRSTTLIGDAPEPPFRI, encoded by the exons ATGGAACGTTGGGAGGGTAAAGTGGCAATAGTGACAGGTGCCAGTATTGGTACAGGACCCACTTTAATGAAAGCTTTGGCCGAGAAAGGGATGAAG GTAGTAGGCTTGGCGCGTCTCACGCACCGCATCCAGGACCTCGGCTCCACTCTCACCAACGCATGCGGTCAAATCCTGGCGTTAAAATGCGACATAACAAAGGACGAAGACGTTGTCAAAACTTTCAATtatattttagaaaagttgGGGCCAGTTCAAGTCCTAATCAACAATGCTAGCTTAAGCCGGTCCACAACTCTCATAGGTGACGCTCCCGAACCGCCATTTCGTATCTAG
- the LOC103313397 gene encoding zinc finger protein 711 gives MELYKCQIYHTKGKEAFDCSNGGLEPYKCHKCNAFATPLLSQLRYHILQGHTSQCVEPTTYKCPSCDFKSFSEFLLSHHLNLTQHQSKDIYKCINCDYKTKFFVSLRKHFLQKHPDIVWFKCEHCPFKGINKNDLRRHLRQNHDPSLRYQCQYCDYKTKKNYTLRRHVITQHELKQKHLPRTLICPKCQFTTPFRHKLNKHVVNKHGPSRFKCEQCEFGTRYKYNLQKHVAVKHTNNPKVLKCQMCEYKPKHKDYLIDHIRTQHGVVPAFECAPCEFKTNVKRSFVRHCRAHNESQKCNECGLSLQNKLELAKHKKLEHLKVSVDVKVHKCQLCDFQSEYPGNVHRHKYNKHLDQWVYCAHCDHKTKRKDSLLEHLRTQHKLALI, from the coding sequence ATGGAACTGTACAAGTGCCAAATATACCATACCAAGGGCAAAGAAGCATTTGATTGCTCAAACGGTGGCCTTGAACCCTACAAGTGTCACAAATGCAATGCCTTCGCTACGCCATTATTATCACAACTGAGGTATCACATCCTCCAAGGTCACACATCACAATGTGTTGAACCCACGACATACAAATGTCCCTCATGTGATTTCAAGTCATTTTCGGAATTTTTGCTTTCccatcatttaaatttaacacaaCACCAAAGCAAGGACATCTACAAATGTATAAATTGTGActacaagactaaatttttcgTCAGtttgagaaaacattttctccAAAAACATCCAGACATTGTCTGGTTCAAATGCGAGCACTGTCCCTTTAAGGGAATAAACAAGAACGATTTGCGCCGCCACCTTAGACAAAACCACGATCCTAGCCTTCGATATCAGTGCCAATATTGCGattacaaaacgaaaaaaaactaCACTTTGAGACGCCATGTTATCACTCAACACGAACTTAAGCAAAAACATTTACCCCGGACGTTGATTTGCCCCAAATGCCAGTTCACCACGCCTTTCAGACACAAGTTGAACAAGCACGTGGTGAACAAACACGGCCCTAGTAGGTTCAAGTGCGAGCAATGCGAGTTTGGGACCAGATACAAGTACAACTTGCAAAAACACGTCGCTGTTAAGCACACAAATAACCCCAAAGTGCTCAAATGCCAGATGTGCGAATATAAGCCCAAGCATAAGGACTACCTCATAGACCACATACGGACCCAACATGGCGTCGTTCCGGCATTCGAGTGTGCGCCTTGCGAGTTCAAAACAAATGTTAAGCGGTCTTTCGTTAGACATTGTCGGGCACATAATGAATCCCAGAAGTGTAACGAGTGCGGTttaagtttacaaaataagttGGAACTTgccaaacacaaaaaacttgAACATTTGAAGGTTAGCGTGGATGTTAAAGTGCACAAATGCCAACTTTGTGATTTTCAAAGTGAATATCCGGGGAATGTCCATAGGCATAAGTACAATAAACATTTGGATCAGTGGGTTTACTGTGCGCATTGTGATCACAAAACGAAAAGGAAGGACAGTTTGCTTGAGCATCTGAGGACACAGCATAAGCTTGCCCTTATCTAG
- the LOC103313392 gene encoding collagenase isoform X2: protein MWFGSILTYFSLAILVESKSVPTISPIKIKVINGNDAQIGQFPWQVFIICLRSNLLVYCNGAIINEKWVLTSASCIDIVGMTAYVYPGIVNLNSSTPELRISREVLIHEDFDFATLQNDIALIKLPTDLEFNENIKPIALDEDGLPPGTSATISGWGHSSHDDVQNFNLTSVLQYAEVPVIDNKECEQIYGPDVVTSSVVCTKNPNSVKGPCLHDGGAPLVIINAETKNPIHVGIFSFVGDSACEKNYPAGYTRTAAFRNWIKEKTGV from the exons ATGTGGTTCGGCAGCATTTTGACATATTTCTCTCTCGCAATTTTGGTAGAGTCTAAAAGTGTGCCAACAATTTCACCCATAA aaattaaagttattaacgGAAACGATGCCCAAATTGGTCAATTCCCGTGGCAAGTATTTATCATTTGTTTACGCTCAAATCTCCTTGTCTACTGTAACGGTGccataattaatgaaaaatggGTTCTGACATCTGCATCTTGCATTGATAT agttGGCATGACTGCATATGTGTATCCAGGAATAGTTAATCTTAATTCATCGACACCGGAACTTCGTATTAGTAGGGAAGTGCTGATTCATGAAGATTTTGATTTTGCGACTCTACAGAATGACATTGCTTTAATAAAACTTCCAACTGATTTGGAATTTAACG aaaacattAAACCAATTGCTTTAGATGAAGATGGGTTACCACCTGGAACAAGTGCCACTATCAGTGGCTGGGGACATTCCAGTCACGACG acGTTCAGAACTTCAATCTAACCTCTGTTCTGCAATATGCTGAAGTCCCTGTGATCGATAACAAAGAGTGTGAACAAATTTACGGTCCTGACGTTGTTACTTCAAGTGTGGTTTGCACGAAAAACCCAAATTCGGTTAAAGGTCCCTGTTTACACGACGGTGGAGCTCCTTTAGTTATTATCAATGCTGAGACGAAAAATCCAATACATGTTGGGATTTTCAGTTTTGTAGGGGATAGCGCTTGCGAGAAAAATTATCCTGCGGGATACACCAGGACTGCAGCGTTCAGAAATTGGATAAAGGAAAAAACTGGTGTTTGA